From Carya illinoinensis cultivar Pawnee chromosome 5, C.illinoinensisPawnee_v1, whole genome shotgun sequence, one genomic window encodes:
- the LOC122310595 gene encoding histone H4: MSGRGKGGKGLGKGGAKRHRKVLRDNIQGITKPAIRRLARRGGVKRISGLIYEETRGVLKIFLENVIRDAVTYTEHARRKTVTAMDVVYALKRQGRTLYGFGG; this comes from the coding sequence ATGTCAGGAAGAGGGAAGGGAGGCAAGGGATTGGGAAAGGGAGGTGCGAAACGGCACCGTAAGGTACTGAGGGACAACATCCAGGGCATCACCAAGCCCGCTATCCGACGGCTGGCGAGGCGTGGTGGAGTCAAGCGCATCAGCGGCCTCATCTACGAGGAGACCCGTGGCGTTCTCAAGATCTTCCTCGAGAACGTGATCCGCGACGCCGTTACCTACACAGAGCATGCTCGCCGCAAGACTGTAACCGCCATGGACGTCGTCTATGCCTTGAAGCGGCAGGGCAGAACCCTCTACGGCTTTGGAGGCTAA